The following proteins are encoded in a genomic region of Dialister hominis:
- a CDS encoding DUF4911 domain-containing protein: MKDLEDTAVYIEIDPSDVNYINRIIEGYEYLGILTTLDPKRATCRINSTADTRDMVIDILTHLDAKVTILPDRQSALPKE, encoded by the coding sequence ATGAAAGACCTTGAAGACACAGCCGTCTACATAGAAATAGACCCAAGCGACGTCAACTACATCAACCGCATCATAGAAGGCTACGAGTACCTCGGCATCCTCACCACATTGGATCCAAAAAGAGCCACCTGCCGCATCAACTCCACAGCCGACACCAGAGACATGGTCATAGACATCCTGACCCACCTAGATGCCAAAGTCACCATCCTCCCAGACAGACAAAGCGCACTGCCAAAAGAATAA
- a CDS encoding nicotinate phosphoribosyltransferase, translating into MASNGLITDLYQLTMANALFKKGMHERKVVFDRFYRKNPFDGGYTVVAGIQHLVDFVKNFRYDAEDIEYLRSLGIFYPEFLDYLKDFRFHGDIYAMPEGTVAFPGEILLRFHGTTTEAMLIETGLSMIMNHESLIATKARRVRTVAPKDALMEFGLRRAQGHSAGLWGARAAMIGGFNGTSNVEAGCLFGIPVLGTMAHSWIMSFDTELEAFEEYVRQYHDNLILLADTYNVLEMGVPHAIQVFKELKAKGQLPKKYGIRIDSGDLGYLSREATRMFTEAGFPDAIISGSNDLDEYLIQSLKEQGCTVTSWGVGTKIITADGTSALGGVFKMSAREQGDGFEPVMKISNDVSKMTNPGIKTVRRFYRKDNGKMITDLICLENEAKPDGGDFTLVTESAKWRKKYLKAGKYTCEEMLKPVMRNGEAEPLPTLKETIAYANEQMETLWPEYKRLMNPNIMEVNLSDKLQALKTQIIEDDLKNR; encoded by the coding sequence ATGGCTTCAAACGGGCTTATTACGGACCTTTATCAGTTGACAATGGCAAATGCGCTTTTCAAGAAAGGCATGCACGAAAGAAAAGTCGTCTTTGACCGCTTTTACAGAAAGAACCCATTCGACGGCGGATACACCGTCGTGGCCGGCATTCAGCACCTTGTCGACTTCGTGAAGAACTTCCGTTACGATGCAGAAGACATCGAGTACTTGAGAAGCCTTGGCATCTTCTATCCGGAATTCCTCGACTACCTGAAAGACTTCCGCTTCCATGGCGACATCTATGCCATGCCGGAAGGCACCGTCGCATTTCCGGGAGAAATCCTTCTCCGCTTCCACGGCACGACCACCGAAGCCATGCTGATCGAAACAGGACTTTCCATGATCATGAACCATGAAAGCCTCATTGCTACCAAAGCACGCCGCGTCCGCACCGTCGCACCGAAAGACGCACTCATGGAATTCGGCCTTCGCCGTGCGCAGGGCCACTCCGCAGGACTCTGGGGCGCACGCGCTGCCATGATCGGCGGCTTCAACGGCACATCCAACGTAGAAGCCGGCTGCCTCTTTGGTATCCCCGTCCTCGGCACTATGGCACACAGCTGGATCATGAGCTTCGACACCGAACTCGAAGCCTTCGAAGAATACGTCCGTCAGTACCATGACAACCTCATTCTTCTCGCCGACACCTACAACGTTCTTGAAATGGGCGTACCGCATGCCATCCAAGTCTTCAAAGAACTCAAAGCCAAAGGCCAGCTCCCGAAGAAATACGGCATCCGCATCGACAGCGGTGACCTTGGCTATCTATCCCGCGAAGCTACCCGCATGTTCACAGAAGCAGGCTTCCCCGACGCCATCATCTCCGGCTCCAACGACCTTGACGAATACCTCATCCAGTCCCTCAAAGAACAGGGCTGCACCGTCACCAGCTGGGGCGTAGGCACCAAGATCATCACAGCCGACGGCACATCCGCCCTAGGCGGCGTCTTCAAAATGAGCGCCAGAGAACAGGGTGACGGCTTCGAACCCGTCATGAAAATCTCCAACGACGTATCCAAGATGACCAACCCGGGCATCAAGACCGTCCGCCGCTTCTACAGAAAAGACAACGGCAAAATGATCACCGACCTCATCTGCCTCGAAAACGAAGCAAAACCGGACGGCGGAGACTTCACCCTCGTCACCGAATCCGCTAAATGGAGAAAGAAATACCTCAAAGCAGGCAAGTACACCTGCGAAGAAATGCTCAAGCCTGTCATGAGAAACGGAGAAGCAGAACCACTCCCGACCCTCAAAGAAACCATCGCCTATGCCAACGAACAGATGGAAACCCTCTGGCCGGAATACAAACGCCTCATGAACCCGAACATCATGGAAGTCAACCTCTCCGACAAACTCCAGGCCCTAAAGACCCAGATCATCGAAGACGACCTCAAGAACAGATAA
- a CDS encoding pyridoxamine 5'-phosphate oxidase family protein, with product MENSAKVREYLRECGVFYIATEDARQPRVRPLNGIYLYEGKLCIFTPKDSPLYKRLKADPQMEICATHPDKSWISVIGRLNEDQRECVHEAVVKSYRDSIQDPEALLQCQMTVFRLDSARVKVTSVDGNVKECVL from the coding sequence ATGGAAAACAGCGCAAAAGTACGCGAATACCTGCGTGAATGCGGCGTTTTTTACATCGCCACGGAAGACGCACGGCAGCCGCGCGTGCGCCCCTTGAATGGCATTTACCTTTACGAAGGAAAACTCTGCATCTTCACACCGAAGGATTCACCATTGTACAAACGGCTGAAAGCCGATCCGCAGATGGAAATCTGTGCGACGCATCCGGACAAATCCTGGATTTCCGTCATCGGAAGGCTCAATGAAGACCAGCGCGAGTGCGTGCATGAAGCCGTCGTGAAATCGTATCGTGACAGTATACAGGACCCCGAAGCGCTCCTGCAGTGCCAGATGACCGTGTTCCGCCTCGACAGCGCCCGCGTGAAAGTGACATCCGTCGACGGGAACGTCAAAGAATGCGTATTATAA